The following proteins come from a genomic window of Micromonospora zamorensis:
- the urtA gene encoding urea ABC transporter substrate-binding protein, whose product MSLFRGRRILAGAMTLVAAAAMTACGSKTTDEGGATGVTADISGDTVKVGLLNSLSGTMAISEVTVRDSIMLAVEEINAAGGVLGKKIQPVGEDGASDWPTFAEKAEKLISEDRVAAVFGCWTSASRKAVKPVFEKNKALLFYPVQYEGLEQSPYIFYTGATTNQQIVPGLDYLKAQGAKSVYLVGSDYVFPRTANKIIKAYATANGMTVLGEDYAPLGSTEFGTIVNKVKSSGADAVFNTLNGDSNVAFFKEYKSAGLTAAAMPVVSVSIAEEEVKGIGTQYLEGQLTAWNYYQTTPGAANSKFVAAYKAKFGADKPTSDPMEAAYVGVYLWKAMVEKAGAFDVEKVRAASDGITFDAPEGLVTVDGKTQHIAKTARIGKIGADGLITEVWNSGKPVQPDPYLKTYPWASGLS is encoded by the coding sequence ATGTCACTATTCCGGGGCCGCCGCATCCTGGCGGGCGCCATGACCCTGGTCGCCGCGGCCGCGATGACCGCGTGCGGCAGCAAGACCACCGACGAGGGTGGCGCGACAGGCGTCACCGCCGACATCTCCGGCGACACCGTCAAGGTGGGGCTGCTCAACTCGCTCTCCGGCACCATGGCGATCAGCGAGGTCACCGTCCGCGACTCCATCATGCTCGCCGTCGAGGAGATCAACGCGGCCGGTGGCGTCCTCGGCAAGAAGATCCAGCCGGTCGGCGAGGACGGCGCCTCGGACTGGCCGACCTTCGCGGAGAAGGCCGAGAAGCTCATCTCCGAGGACCGGGTCGCCGCCGTCTTCGGCTGTTGGACGTCGGCCAGTCGCAAAGCGGTCAAGCCGGTGTTCGAGAAGAACAAGGCGTTGCTGTTCTACCCGGTGCAGTACGAAGGCCTCGAACAGTCGCCCTACATCTTCTACACGGGTGCGACCACCAACCAGCAGATCGTTCCCGGGCTCGACTACCTCAAGGCGCAGGGGGCGAAGTCGGTCTATCTGGTCGGCAGTGACTACGTCTTTCCCCGCACCGCCAACAAAATCATCAAGGCGTACGCGACCGCGAACGGGATGACGGTGCTCGGTGAGGATTACGCCCCACTCGGATCCACCGAGTTCGGCACCATCGTCAACAAGGTCAAGTCGTCCGGCGCCGATGCCGTCTTCAACACACTCAACGGCGACAGCAACGTGGCCTTCTTCAAGGAATACAAGTCGGCCGGTCTGACCGCTGCCGCGATGCCGGTGGTGTCCGTCTCGATCGCCGAGGAGGAGGTCAAGGGCATCGGCACCCAGTACCTGGAGGGTCAGCTGACCGCCTGGAACTACTACCAGACCACCCCGGGGGCGGCGAACTCGAAGTTCGTGGCCGCGTACAAGGCGAAGTTCGGCGCGGACAAGCCGACCAGCGACCCGATGGAGGCCGCGTACGTCGGCGTGTACCTCTGGAAGGCCATGGTCGAGAAGGCCGGCGCCTTCGACGTGGAGAAGGTCCGCGCCGCCTCGGACGGGATCACCTTCGACGCGCCGGAGGGCCTGGTCACGGTGGACGGGAAGACCCAGCACATCGCCAAGACCGCCCGGATCGGCAAGATCGGCGCGGACGGTCTGATCACCGAGGTGTGGAACTCCGGCAAGCCGGTGCAGCCGGACCCGTACCTCAAGACCTATCCGTGGGCGAGCGGCCTGAGCTGA
- a CDS encoding substrate-binding domain-containing protein — translation MSAPAPPWLTVDRAVVSIALVYPMRGPAGMFGPTCELCAQLAVEEINRCGGVLGREVRLVPVDGGAPPAEVAAEVEALVSVGAVQGVTGWHISSVRQALAPRVAHRVPYVYTALYEGGERTEGVFLTSETPDAQLWPAMRLLAEEQGVRRWFVVGNDYVWPRRTARAAQRYALRGGGQVVGLHFLPLDAHDFTEVLRRIEHSDADGVLMLLVGADAVRFNRAFARSGLDQRCLRLSTLMDENMLLASGAGATRRLYSTAGFFAGLVTQENLDFHGEFVRRFGVEAPPLGSLGESCYEGVMLLAALIGQARTLDVRAIETAADTVAYQGPRGRLLLRQRHVRQRIYLAEADGLDFTVLAQL, via the coding sequence ATGTCCGCGCCGGCACCGCCGTGGCTGACCGTCGACCGCGCCGTGGTCAGCATCGCGTTGGTCTACCCGATGCGCGGGCCGGCCGGCATGTTCGGCCCCACCTGCGAGCTGTGCGCGCAGCTCGCGGTCGAGGAGATCAACCGATGTGGTGGTGTGCTGGGCCGGGAGGTGCGGCTGGTGCCGGTCGACGGCGGCGCACCGCCGGCCGAGGTGGCCGCCGAGGTCGAGGCGTTGGTGTCGGTGGGGGCGGTGCAGGGGGTGACGGGGTGGCACATCTCGTCGGTGCGCCAGGCGCTGGCGCCACGCGTCGCGCACCGGGTGCCGTACGTCTACACCGCACTCTACGAGGGCGGTGAACGCACCGAGGGGGTCTTCCTGACCAGCGAGACGCCGGATGCCCAACTGTGGCCCGCGATGCGGCTGCTCGCGGAAGAGCAGGGGGTGCGTCGCTGGTTCGTGGTCGGCAACGACTACGTGTGGCCACGCCGTACCGCGCGGGCGGCCCAGCGGTACGCGTTGCGCGGCGGTGGGCAGGTGGTGGGCCTGCACTTCCTGCCGTTGGACGCGCACGACTTCACCGAGGTGCTGCGCCGCATCGAGCACAGCGACGCCGACGGGGTGCTGATGCTGCTTGTCGGTGCGGACGCGGTGCGGTTCAACCGGGCGTTCGCCCGATCCGGCCTCGATCAGCGGTGCCTGCGGCTGAGCACGCTGATGGACGAGAACATGCTGCTCGCCAGCGGTGCCGGTGCAACCCGGCGGCTGTACAGCACGGCGGGCTTCTTCGCCGGGCTGGTCACCCAGGAGAACCTCGACTTCCACGGCGAGTTCGTCCGTCGCTTCGGGGTGGAGGCGCCGCCGTTGGGCAGCCTCGGGGAGTCCTGCTACGAGGGCGTGATGCTGCTCGCCGCGCTGATCGGCCAGGCCCGCACCCTCGACGTGCGGGCCATCGAGACGGCCGCTGACACGGTGGCCTACCAGGGGCCACGCGGGCGGTTGCTGCTACGCCAACGGCACGTCCGTCAGCGCATCTACCTGGCCGAGGCCGACGGGCTCGACTTCACCGTGCTTGCCCAGCTCTGA
- a CDS encoding MarR family winged helix-turn-helix transcriptional regulator codes for MSDVPGAPADLLRSLTRAERLLSRRLGAVLAEDALSIEAWRVLCLLADGQGHPMSEVSAEASLPPGTLTKLVDQLVDRNLVFRRIDPMDRRRIRAYLTARGRREHDRLDERVRANLAELGMPQVDDLTVQLADLIGRLDPARRRADAIGPHR; via the coding sequence ATGTCAGACGTGCCCGGGGCGCCAGCCGACCTGCTGCGCTCGCTCACCCGCGCCGAACGGCTGCTCTCTCGCCGGCTGGGCGCTGTCCTTGCCGAGGACGCGCTGAGCATCGAGGCATGGCGGGTGCTCTGCCTGCTCGCCGACGGCCAGGGCCACCCGATGAGCGAGGTTTCCGCCGAGGCGTCGCTGCCTCCCGGCACCCTCACCAAACTGGTCGACCAGCTCGTCGACCGTAACCTCGTCTTCCGCCGGATAGACCCGATGGACCGTCGGCGAATCCGCGCCTACCTCACGGCCCGCGGCCGTCGCGAGCACGATCGCCTCGATGAGCGGGTGCGGGCCAACCTCGCCGAGCTGGGCATGCCACAGGTCGACGATCTGACCGTTCAGCTCGCCGACCTGATCGGTCGTCTCGACCCGGCCCGCCGCCGCGCCGACGCGATCGGCCCACACCGCTGA
- a CDS encoding cupin domain-containing protein: MSAKDRPEGISPTAVEAAPGLWRVDLQKHDLSIPGREVVQSRVEFTPDSPPFKHFHPGEEIICVLQGSLEYTLEGQPPMVCNVGDALTVPYGVHHQARNVGDGVAVELATYVVEKGKPLLTRVD, encoded by the coding sequence ATGAGTGCGAAAGATCGGCCCGAGGGCATCAGTCCGACGGCGGTGGAGGCGGCGCCGGGGCTGTGGCGTGTCGATCTCCAGAAACACGACCTCAGCATCCCGGGACGTGAGGTCGTCCAGAGTCGGGTGGAGTTCACACCGGACTCGCCGCCGTTCAAGCACTTCCACCCGGGCGAAGAGATCATCTGCGTACTCCAGGGGTCTCTGGAGTACACGCTCGAAGGTCAGCCGCCGATGGTGTGCAACGTCGGAGACGCGCTGACCGTGCCGTACGGCGTCCACCACCAGGCCCGCAACGTCGGCGACGGCGTCGCCGTCGAACTGGCCACGTACGTCGTGGAGAAGGGCAAGCCGCTTCTCACCAGGGTCGACTGA
- a CDS encoding urease accessory protein UreD, translating to MRALARLVARADGRGGTVLVELHGETPLLLRQTPADGGVATVHLVGGAAGPLAGDDLRLEIEVGPGAAVRVHTVAASIALPGRPGAVSRMAVSAVVHAGATLHWLPEQLVAAAGCAHLAESRVAVAAGASLRWRDELICGRYGEAPGGAVVHTQVDYAGRPLLRQSLAVGPRAPGWAGPAVLGGAPATGSLLVVDPSRPAEPAAVDGTVARLPLAGGPATLWTATAPDAHTLRAHLTG from the coding sequence ATGCGGGCGCTCGCCCGGCTGGTCGCCCGGGCCGACGGCCGGGGCGGCACGGTCCTGGTCGAGCTGCACGGCGAGACGCCGCTCCTGCTGCGCCAGACCCCGGCCGACGGTGGTGTCGCCACTGTGCACCTCGTCGGCGGGGCGGCCGGCCCGCTGGCCGGCGACGACCTGCGGTTGGAGATCGAGGTGGGACCGGGCGCCGCGGTGCGGGTGCACACCGTGGCGGCGTCGATCGCCCTGCCGGGACGGCCAGGCGCGGTGTCCCGGATGGCGGTGTCCGCGGTGGTGCACGCCGGTGCCACGCTGCACTGGCTCCCCGAACAACTGGTCGCGGCGGCCGGCTGCGCGCACCTCGCCGAGTCCCGCGTCGCGGTGGCCGCCGGGGCGAGCCTGCGCTGGCGCGACGAGCTGATCTGTGGCCGGTACGGCGAGGCGCCGGGCGGTGCCGTCGTACACACGCAGGTCGACTACGCGGGCCGGCCGCTGCTGCGCCAGTCCCTCGCCGTGGGGCCGCGCGCACCCGGCTGGGCCGGCCCCGCGGTGCTCGGCGGCGCACCGGCCACCGGCTCGCTGTTGGTGGTCGACCCGTCGCGGCCCGCCGAACCGGCCGCGGTCGACGGGACCGTCGCCCGACTGCCATTGGCCGGGGGCCCGGCGACACTGTGGACCGCCACCGCTCCCGACGCGCACACCCTGCGCGCCCACCTCACCGGGTGA
- the ureG gene encoding urease accessory protein UreG — protein sequence MRPETVVPSAAPVDPTTPPPTAPLHDESVPHTHPEPGVDPHPPLARAGRALRVGIGGPVGSGKTALVAALCRAFADELRLGVVTNDIYTTEDADFLRRAGVLDPARIRAVETGCCPHTAIRDDIGANLDAVDELAEAVGPLDLVLVESGGDNLTATFSRGLVDRQIFVVDVAGGDKVPRKGGPGVTAADLLVINKTDLAPMVGADLAVMDRDARARRGDLPTLFLSIVEDPTASRVADWIRHELAHHAALHPLAVPAGPV from the coding sequence TTGCGTCCTGAGACTGTTGTGCCGAGCGCTGCGCCCGTCGACCCGACCACGCCACCACCGACCGCCCCGTTGCACGACGAGAGCGTCCCGCACACCCATCCCGAGCCGGGGGTCGACCCGCACCCTCCACTGGCCCGCGCCGGTCGTGCCCTGCGGGTCGGCATCGGCGGCCCGGTCGGGTCCGGCAAGACGGCCCTGGTGGCCGCGCTCTGCCGGGCCTTCGCCGACGAGTTGCGGCTCGGCGTGGTGACCAACGACATCTACACCACCGAGGACGCCGACTTCCTGCGGCGGGCCGGGGTGCTGGACCCGGCTCGGATCCGGGCGGTGGAGACCGGCTGCTGCCCGCACACCGCGATCCGCGACGACATCGGCGCCAATCTGGACGCCGTCGACGAACTGGCCGAGGCGGTCGGCCCGTTGGACCTGGTCCTCGTGGAGAGCGGTGGAGACAACCTGACCGCGACCTTCAGCCGGGGCCTGGTCGACCGGCAGATCTTCGTGGTCGACGTGGCGGGCGGGGACAAGGTGCCCCGCAAGGGCGGCCCGGGGGTCACCGCCGCCGACCTCCTCGTGATCAACAAGACCGACCTGGCGCCGATGGTGGGCGCGGACCTCGCCGTGATGGACCGTGACGCGCGGGCTCGGCGCGGCGACCTTCCGACCCTCTTCCTGTCGATCGTGGAAGACCCGACGGCGAGCCGGGTCGCCGACTGGATCCGGCACGAGCTGGCCCACCACGCGGCCCTGCACCCGCTCGCCGTACCGGCCGGACCGGTCTGA